From Trueperella pecoris, a single genomic window includes:
- a CDS encoding pseudouridine synthase, producing the protein MDATRKLITNHLEIPADAAPHGEIQAAAEIPFSVLDELADEIGAEKIPVHTLSRVGWHYTKADQIIALARQRGLSDWRYGGFDTGQVVADFRHTYC; encoded by the coding sequence ATGGACGCCACCCGGAAGCTGATCACCAACCACCTGGAGATCCCCGCCGACGCCGCCCCGCACGGTGAGATCCAGGCCGCCGCCGAGATCCCCTTCAGCGTCCTCGACGAGCTCGCCGATGAGATCGGGGCAGAGAAGATCCCCGTCCACACGCTCAGCCGTGTCGGCTGGCACTACACCAAAGCCGACCAGATCATCGCCCTTGCCAGGCAGCGCGGCCTGTCCGATTGGCGCTACGGCGGCTTCGACACCGGCCAGGTGGTCGCCGACTTCCGCCACACCTACTGCTAA
- a CDS encoding terminase large subunit: MTSTYQPTRFMADSSTYDQRKADFAVAFIQALRHTKGRWAGKPFTLLSWQEQIVRDLFGTIKPDGYRQFTTAYVEIPKKQGKSELAAAIALLLTCGDGEQAAEVYGCAADRQQASIVFEVAADMIRQSPALSKRVKILSSQKRIIYKPTNSFYQVLSAEAYSKHGFNISGVVFDELHTQPNRALFDVMTKGSGDARTQPLYFLITTAGTDTHSICYEQHQKARDILAGKKHDPTFYPVIYGAELDDDWTDEAVWHKANPSLGVTVPIDKVRAACNSARQNPAEENSFRQLRLNQWVKQSVRWMPMHIWDACADPVDLAELEGRPCYGGLDLASTTDITAFVLVFPPYGSDEKYRIAPWFWIPEDNLPLRVARDHVPYDLWHTQGFLETTEGNVVHYAHIEHHIQSLGERFDIREIAFDRWGAVQMSQNLQDMGFTVVPFGQGFKDMSPPSKELMKLALEGRLAHGGHPVLSWMVDNIHVRTDPAGNIKPDKQKSTEKIDGVVATIMALDRAIRGGSAGSGGSVYDSRGLLVL; the protein is encoded by the coding sequence ATGACGAGCACGTATCAGCCGACCAGGTTCATGGCCGACAGCTCCACCTACGACCAGCGCAAAGCCGACTTCGCCGTGGCATTCATTCAAGCGCTGCGCCACACGAAAGGCCGCTGGGCAGGCAAACCCTTCACGCTGCTGAGCTGGCAAGAACAGATCGTGCGTGACCTGTTCGGCACCATCAAACCCGACGGCTACCGCCAGTTCACGACCGCCTATGTGGAGATCCCCAAGAAGCAGGGCAAGTCCGAGCTGGCCGCCGCGATCGCGCTGCTGCTGACCTGCGGGGACGGGGAACAAGCCGCCGAGGTGTACGGATGCGCAGCCGATCGGCAGCAAGCCAGCATCGTCTTCGAGGTCGCCGCCGACATGATCCGCCAATCACCGGCCCTATCGAAGCGGGTGAAAATCCTCAGCAGTCAGAAGCGCATCATCTACAAGCCGACCAACAGCTTCTACCAGGTGCTCTCAGCTGAGGCGTACTCCAAGCACGGGTTCAACATCTCAGGTGTCGTCTTCGATGAGCTGCACACTCAACCCAACCGGGCCCTGTTTGACGTGATGACCAAGGGCTCGGGTGATGCGCGCACCCAGCCGCTGTACTTCCTCATCACCACCGCAGGCACTGACACGCACAGCATCTGCTACGAGCAGCACCAAAAAGCGCGCGACATTCTCGCGGGCAAGAAACACGATCCCACCTTCTACCCGGTGATCTACGGCGCGGAGCTGGATGATGACTGGACGGATGAGGCGGTGTGGCACAAGGCCAACCCCTCACTCGGGGTGACCGTTCCAATCGACAAGGTACGGGCGGCGTGCAACTCGGCCAGGCAAAACCCTGCCGAGGAAAACTCGTTTCGCCAGCTTCGCCTCAACCAATGGGTCAAGCAGTCTGTGCGGTGGATGCCCATGCATATCTGGGACGCCTGCGCAGACCCAGTGGACCTGGCCGAGCTGGAAGGCAGACCCTGCTACGGCGGGCTGGACTTGGCCTCCACGACGGATATCACCGCGTTCGTGCTCGTCTTCCCGCCCTACGGGTCGGATGAGAAGTACCGGATAGCGCCGTGGTTTTGGATACCCGAAGACAACCTGCCGCTGCGGGTCGCGCGTGATCATGTGCCCTACGACCTGTGGCACACCCAAGGCTTCCTGGAAACCACCGAGGGTAACGTCGTCCACTACGCCCACATCGAACACCACATCCAGTCCCTTGGTGAACGCTTCGATATCCGCGAGATCGCTTTCGACCGGTGGGGCGCAGTCCAAATGAGCCAAAACCTGCAAGACATGGGATTCACCGTCGTGCCGTTCGGGCAAGGCTTCAAAGACATGAGCCCACCCAGCAAGGAACTCATGAAACTCGCCCTCGAAGGCAGGCTCGCGCATGGCGGCCACCCGGTGCTTTCGTGGATGGTCGACAACATTCACGTGCGCACCGACCCGGCAGGAAACATCAAACCCGACAAACAAAAATCCACCGAAAAAATCGACGGCGTGGTCGCAACCATCATGGCTCTAGACCGAGCGATCAGAGGCGGCAGCGCAGGTTCGGGTGGGTCAGTGTACGACTCTCGGGGATTATTAGTGCTGTGA
- a CDS encoding IS3 family transposase, whose translation MERIIGGKLLSPARRHDAVWHLVGLGYSQRLSCQIVGLSRSAYRRARTRESTPDKYADLREWMHEFARDHRRWGHRRAWRNALAEGYGVCRETFRRLWREEGLRVLPRKKRKRLSGHGQRDVPAGQYPNDVWALDFQFDSTWHGKMIKICNIIDEYTREHVAFAVDKKLDAGSVIELLDVACLERGGRPRVIRMDNGPEFIAHALEVWAAEDKTIQALIPPGQPWHNGFVESFHNRMRDELLEDNSIENLEHARLLVAQWSRRYNDFHPHSALGYLSPRKYAEQWKQENTVNA comes from the coding sequence GTGGAAAGAATTATCGGAGGGAAACTTCTAAGCCCAGCTCGCCGCCATGATGCCGTCTGGCATCTCGTTGGGCTGGGCTATTCCCAAAGACTTTCCTGCCAGATCGTTGGGCTCTCTCGCAGTGCTTACCGGCGCGCTAGGACCCGTGAAAGCACGCCGGATAAATACGCGGACTTGCGCGAGTGGATGCACGAGTTCGCGCGTGATCACCGCCGGTGGGGACACCGGCGTGCCTGGAGAAACGCCCTCGCCGAGGGTTATGGGGTATGCCGGGAAACTTTCCGGCGCTTGTGGCGTGAAGAAGGTCTACGCGTGTTGCCGCGCAAGAAGCGTAAACGCCTCAGTGGTCACGGCCAGCGTGATGTTCCTGCTGGCCAGTACCCGAACGACGTGTGGGCGTTGGACTTCCAGTTCGATTCAACCTGGCATGGCAAGATGATCAAGATTTGCAACATTATTGATGAATACACCCGCGAGCACGTCGCCTTCGCGGTCGATAAAAAGCTTGATGCGGGCTCGGTGATCGAACTGCTCGACGTGGCTTGTCTGGAGCGCGGAGGACGCCCTAGGGTGATTCGGATGGACAACGGGCCTGAGTTCATCGCCCACGCCCTCGAGGTTTGGGCGGCCGAGGATAAGACGATCCAAGCGCTCATTCCGCCAGGCCAGCCATGGCATAACGGGTTCGTTGAGTCGTTCCATAACCGGATGCGAGACGAGCTCTTGGAGGATAACAGCATCGAGAACCTTGAGCATGCCCGCCTACTCGTGGCCCAGTGGTCACGGCGCTACAATGACTTCCATCCGCACTCCGCACTCGGCTACCTCAGCCCGCGGAAGTATGCGGAACAATGGAAACAAGAAAACACGGTCAACGCTTAA
- a CDS encoding transposase — protein sequence MVKKFSKHTPEQIVRKLDKAREMKESGSTTAQILTELGISEATLNRWQATYGSMTKSEAKELQRLRDENTRLKRLLGQAELEKAAWKELSEGNF from the coding sequence ATGGTGAAGAAGTTCAGTAAGCATACTCCTGAGCAGATTGTTCGTAAGCTTGATAAGGCGCGGGAGATGAAGGAATCAGGCTCGACGACGGCTCAGATCCTGACCGAACTTGGGATTAGTGAAGCCACGTTGAATAGGTGGCAGGCAACCTATGGGTCGATGACCAAGAGCGAAGCGAAAGAGCTCCAGCGCCTGCGCGATGAGAACACGCGCCTCAAACGCCTCCTGGGTCAGGCAGAGCTGGAGAAGGCTGCGTGGAAAGAATTATCGGAGGGAAACTTCTAA
- a CDS encoding head maturation protease, ClpP-related — translation MRRFWNWEPPAPDINSPAGSDTSRVLRINGVIAEESWFDDDITPALFASELAAGSGDVTLWINSPGGDVVAAAQIYNMLIDYPGHVKVCIDGIAASAASVIAMAGEVVAMSPVSMLMIHNPATLAVGDADELGRAIDMLAAVKESIINAYELKTGMSRAKLARLMDQETWMDARAAISMGFADDYLTGNAPKVTDPDEDDDEEPDKQAPWPLKTRNPAPLADTASGVCFARKPAEQRLVAHLTDTPRATQLPVPALAPPVGRRVVDLYAALINHTHQH, via the coding sequence GTGAGACGGTTCTGGAACTGGGAGCCACCCGCTCCCGACATTAATAGCCCGGCGGGTAGTGATACCAGCCGGGTTTTGCGTATCAACGGGGTGATCGCTGAGGAGTCATGGTTTGACGACGACATCACCCCGGCCCTGTTCGCCTCCGAGCTGGCGGCAGGTTCCGGTGACGTGACGCTGTGGATCAACAGCCCTGGCGGCGACGTCGTCGCGGCAGCCCAGATCTACAACATGCTCATCGACTATCCCGGACACGTGAAGGTGTGCATCGACGGGATCGCGGCCAGTGCCGCCAGCGTGATCGCCATGGCGGGCGAGGTCGTGGCGATGAGCCCGGTGTCGATGCTCATGATCCACAACCCGGCAACCCTCGCCGTCGGTGACGCCGACGAGCTCGGGCGTGCCATCGACATGCTCGCAGCGGTCAAAGAGTCCATCATCAACGCCTACGAGCTGAAAACCGGGATGAGCCGGGCCAAGCTCGCACGGCTGATGGATCAAGAGACCTGGATGGACGCGCGTGCCGCCATCAGCATGGGCTTTGCCGACGACTACCTCACCGGCAACGCCCCGAAGGTCACCGACCCCGATGAGGACGACGATGAGGAGCCGGACAAGCAGGCCCCGTGGCCGCTGAAGACCAGAAACCCCGCCCCGCTCGCCGATACCGCCAGTGGGGTGTGTTTTGCCCGCAAGCCCGCCGAGCAGCGCCTTGTCGCACACCTGACCGACACACCACGAGCTACCCAGCTACCGGTCCCAGCACTTGCACCACCTGTGGGGCGACGTGTGGTGGACCTGTATGCCGCCTTGATCAATCACACTCACCAACACTGA
- a CDS encoding head-tail connector protein, translating to MNHQLIDQVKANLILDHDEDDELIANLVAAATSYACSFQHLPEDYYEAHEMPGTTRQAIVMLASHFYESRDGSTAGFWSDKPDAAKAMWAAVNTLLRLEREWKV from the coding sequence ATGAACCACCAGCTCATCGACCAGGTCAAAGCAAACCTCATTCTCGACCACGACGAGGACGACGAGCTCATCGCCAACCTGGTGGCAGCTGCCACCTCCTATGCTTGCAGCTTCCAGCACTTGCCTGAGGACTATTACGAGGCCCACGAGATGCCAGGGACCACCAGGCAGGCGATCGTGATGCTCGCCAGTCACTTCTACGAGTCGCGTGACGGGTCCACGGCCGGGTTCTGGTCCGACAAACCCGATGCCGCCAAGGCCATGTGGGCCGCGGTGAACACGCTGCTGCGCCTTGAGCGCGAATGGAAGGTCTAA
- a CDS encoding phage head completion protein — protein MAGIGSMRETIDLITPVARRDAAGFTASAEQVVATVRAYREIRHASSAWVNRAAYTQATVLFRIRMIPGLTVSEVMHIAAADGRFVIDTVEPIGGYIEILAHRLHPEGTHHGARPDPTPQ, from the coding sequence ATGGCAGGTATCGGCAGTATGCGAGAAACCATCGACCTCATCACCCCAGTGGCCCGCAGGGATGCTGCCGGTTTCACCGCTAGCGCCGAGCAGGTGGTCGCCACGGTGCGCGCCTACCGGGAGATCCGGCACGCCAGCTCAGCGTGGGTTAACCGTGCGGCCTACACGCAGGCCACCGTCTTGTTCCGCATCCGCATGATCCCCGGGCTCACCGTCTCGGAGGTCATGCACATCGCCGCTGCCGATGGCCGCTTTGTCATCGACACCGTCGAGCCCATCGGCGGCTACATCGAGATCCTTGCCCACCGTCTGCACCCCGAAGGAACCCACCATGGCGCGCGTCCAGATCCGACTCCCCAATAA
- a CDS encoding HK97-gp10 family putative phage morphogenesis protein, whose product MARVQIRLPNKYIDKLEATSRLLDSTADEVLTAGANVVEPRMKTNLAAAIGRATTMPSRSTGQLIGALGVTSVKVNSRGNHNVKVGFAENRRDGRSNALIANVLEHGRSNQPARPFLAPTRSQTRRGAVEAMKTVLKARLDGITP is encoded by the coding sequence ATGGCGCGCGTCCAGATCCGACTCCCCAATAAGTACATCGACAAACTCGAGGCCACCTCACGCCTGCTGGACTCTACAGCCGACGAAGTGCTGACAGCTGGCGCGAACGTGGTCGAACCACGCATGAAAACCAACCTCGCCGCCGCGATCGGGCGGGCGACCACGATGCCGTCCCGCTCAACCGGCCAGCTCATCGGAGCCCTGGGTGTCACCAGCGTGAAGGTCAACTCACGAGGCAATCACAACGTCAAGGTCGGTTTCGCCGAGAACCGCCGGGATGGCAGGTCGAATGCGCTGATTGCCAACGTGTTGGAGCATGGCAGGAGCAACCAGCCCGCCCGCCCGTTTCTGGCACCGACACGCTCGCAGACCCGGCGGGGCGCGGTGGAGGCGATGAAAACGGTGCTTAAAGCCAGGCTCGACGGGATCACACCATGA
- a CDS encoding major tail protein, whose translation MATIGLDKLYYATITENPTTGEETYASPKPLAKAISAELSVEVAEAILYADDGPSEIVKEFKSGTLTLGVDDLGAEAAAALTGATLDANGVLISSSEDGGTPVAIGFRAARSNGTFQYFWLYRVKFALPSTTLATKADSITFSTPSIEGTILRRNKPDAKGRHPWKAEATEGDPKVKAEIITGWYKSVYEPAATSPGK comes from the coding sequence ATGGCCACGATTGGTCTTGACAAGCTCTACTACGCCACGATTACCGAAAACCCCACCACCGGCGAGGAAACCTACGCCAGCCCGAAACCACTGGCCAAAGCGATCTCAGCGGAGTTGTCCGTCGAGGTCGCCGAGGCGATCCTCTACGCCGATGATGGGCCCAGCGAGATCGTCAAGGAGTTCAAATCCGGCACGCTCACCCTCGGCGTGGACGACCTGGGAGCAGAAGCCGCAGCAGCACTGACCGGTGCCACCCTGGATGCCAACGGGGTGCTCATCTCGTCCTCGGAAGACGGCGGCACACCGGTAGCGATCGGGTTCCGTGCCGCCCGCTCCAACGGCACCTTCCAGTACTTCTGGCTCTACCGAGTCAAGTTCGCCCTGCCAAGCACCACACTTGCCACCAAGGCCGACTCGATCACGTTCTCCACCCCGAGCATCGAGGGCACGATCCTGCGCCGCAACAAGCCAGACGCGAAGGGCCGCCACCCGTGGAAAGCCGAAGCCACCGAAGGTGACCCCAAGGTCAAGGCCGAGATCATCACCGGCTGGTACAAGTCCGTCTACGAGCCCGCCGCCACCAGCCCCGGCAAGTAA
- a CDS encoding phage tail protein, which translates to MADSSFGLKIGLEGEREFKRAITDINREMRVLGSEMKLVASQFDKNDKSTQALASRNQVLTKEIETQKSKIETLKAALENSAASFGENDSRTKNWQIQLNNAGAELNELEKELKANNDALGEFGDEADGAGDDAKDAAKDAGHLEDAVDDLGDEMDDTGDKTRVFGDVLKANLAAEAIVAGVKGIGKAIASIGRGMADALKDGVEYNARMEQYTTSFTTMLGDQAKAQQLVNDLKIQAAKTPFGMEDLAKNTQTLMAFGISADEATRRLGQLGDISQGDAQKMESLTLAFAQMSSTGKLTGQDLNQMINAGFNPLEEISRKTGKSIGELKEEMAKGAISADMVADAFASATEEGGRFHGAMEAQSKTFTGQLSTMRDGIDNLKGLLAQGLTDALAGTVMPMVGGWIDELTAAFEEGGAPALIDKLGEILQEALAFIAEQLPMVVETGMSILTALLEGIIEVLPSVAETAVMLIVALVEAIIEALPSLLEAALQIITTLVTGIGEALPELIPAAVEMIVALVQGLVDSLPMILEAALQLILGLAQGLLEAIPVLIEALPQIITAIVEFLVGAIPQIIETGIALLTSLVEALPEIITAIVTVLPQIITGIITTLLSALPQLIEAGVKLLTALIGALPQIITTIVAALPQIIAAIVSAIGGAIPQLVMAGVELLTALITNLPQIISTIVAAIPQIITGIVGAVGQGVGQMASAGADLVRGLWNGIQSLAGWLWDRVTSWCSDIWDGITGFFGINSPSKEMAWVGDMLTRGLAGGIEDTGSRAVAAAEDVAADTLKAMSELTSGIDVPITTSLDPVDLTPTHLQPPPATTTSSAVGQEEGRAGEVAGIVDHTARALLEAMDIKVVLNDGTLVGKLAPGINRQLARINSHHTVLATGGA; encoded by the coding sequence ATGGCTGACTCATCGTTTGGTCTCAAGATCGGTCTGGAAGGTGAACGCGAGTTCAAGCGGGCCATCACCGACATCAACCGTGAGATGCGGGTGCTGGGCTCGGAGATGAAACTGGTGGCCTCCCAGTTCGACAAGAACGACAAGTCCACCCAGGCACTGGCCTCCCGCAACCAGGTGCTGACCAAAGAGATCGAGACCCAAAAGTCCAAGATCGAGACGCTCAAGGCCGCGCTGGAGAACTCGGCCGCGTCGTTCGGGGAGAACGATTCGCGAACGAAGAACTGGCAGATCCAGCTCAACAACGCCGGAGCTGAGCTCAACGAGCTGGAAAAAGAGCTCAAGGCCAACAATGATGCACTCGGTGAGTTCGGTGACGAGGCCGACGGGGCAGGCGATGATGCGAAAGACGCCGCCAAGGATGCCGGGCATTTGGAGGACGCGGTCGATGATCTCGGCGACGAGATGGACGACACCGGGGATAAGACCCGTGTATTCGGGGACGTGCTCAAAGCGAACCTGGCCGCCGAGGCGATCGTCGCTGGTGTCAAGGGCATCGGCAAGGCGATCGCGAGTATCGGTCGGGGTATGGCCGATGCGTTGAAGGACGGGGTGGAGTACAACGCCCGCATGGAGCAGTACACCACCAGCTTCACCACGATGCTTGGCGATCAGGCCAAAGCCCAACAGCTGGTCAACGACCTGAAGATCCAGGCGGCGAAGACCCCGTTCGGCATGGAGGATTTGGCGAAGAACACCCAGACCCTCATGGCGTTCGGTATCAGCGCTGACGAAGCTACCCGCAGACTAGGCCAGCTCGGTGATATCTCCCAAGGTGACGCGCAGAAGATGGAGTCACTGACGTTGGCGTTCGCCCAGATGTCCTCGACGGGCAAGCTGACAGGCCAGGACCTCAACCAGATGATCAACGCCGGGTTCAACCCGCTGGAGGAGATCTCCCGCAAGACGGGCAAGTCCATCGGCGAGCTGAAAGAGGAGATGGCCAAGGGCGCGATCAGCGCGGACATGGTCGCTGACGCGTTCGCTTCGGCAACGGAAGAAGGCGGCCGTTTCCATGGGGCGATGGAAGCCCAGTCGAAAACCTTCACCGGCCAGCTCTCTACCATGCGCGACGGCATCGACAACCTCAAGGGCCTGCTCGCCCAAGGGCTGACCGACGCGCTGGCTGGCACGGTCATGCCGATGGTGGGCGGGTGGATCGATGAGCTCACCGCAGCCTTCGAAGAGGGCGGAGCCCCAGCGTTGATCGACAAGCTCGGCGAGATCCTACAAGAAGCACTCGCGTTCATCGCAGAGCAACTGCCGATGGTCGTCGAGACCGGCATGTCGATCCTGACCGCACTGCTGGAAGGCATCATCGAGGTGTTGCCGTCGGTTGCCGAGACAGCGGTGATGCTCATCGTCGCACTAGTGGAGGCGATCATCGAGGCTCTGCCGTCACTGTTGGAAGCAGCCCTGCAGATCATCACCACCTTGGTCACCGGTATCGGTGAGGCACTCCCGGAGCTCATCCCGGCGGCCGTGGAGATGATCGTCGCCCTGGTCCAAGGGCTGGTCGATAGCCTGCCGATGATCCTTGAGGCCGCGTTGCAGCTCATCTTGGGGCTCGCCCAGGGCCTGCTGGAAGCGATCCCGGTGCTCATTGAGGCACTGCCGCAGATCATCACCGCGATCGTGGAGTTCTTGGTCGGGGCGATCCCGCAGATCATCGAGACCGGTATCGCGTTGTTGACCTCCCTGGTCGAAGCGCTCCCGGAGATCATCACCGCGATCGTGACGGTGCTGCCACAAATCATCACCGGCATCATCACCACGCTGCTGTCGGCCCTGCCGCAGCTGATTGAGGCTGGCGTCAAGCTCCTCACCGCGCTGATTGGGGCGCTGCCGCAGATCATCACCACGATCGTGGCCGCGCTGCCGCAGATCATCGCAGCGATCGTCTCGGCGATCGGTGGGGCGATCCCGCAACTGGTCATGGCAGGTGTTGAGCTGCTGACCGCGTTGATCACGAACCTGCCACAGATCATCTCGACCATCGTGGCGGCCATCCCGCAGATCATCACCGGGATCGTGGGCGCGGTCGGTCAAGGGGTCGGCCAGATGGCCTCTGCAGGCGCGGACCTGGTGCGAGGCTTGTGGAACGGCATCCAGTCGCTGGCAGGCTGGCTCTGGGACAGGGTCACAAGCTGGTGTTCTGACATCTGGGACGGCATCACCGGCTTCTTCGGCATCAACTCCCCATCAAAGGAAATGGCGTGGGTCGGTGACATGCTCACCCGAGGCCTGGCCGGAGGTATCGAAGACACCGGAAGCCGAGCAGTTGCAGCTGCCGAGGACGTTGCCGCCGACACCCTTAAGGCCATGAGCGAGCTCACCAGCGGTATCGACGTGCCGATCACCACCAGCCTGGACCCGGTCGATCTGACCCCAACCCACCTGCAACCACCGCCTGCAACCACCACGAGCAGCGCTGTCGGCCAGGAGGAAGGGCGCGCAGGAGAGGTGGCGGGCATCGTCGACCATACCGCCCGTGCACTGCTGGAGGCCATGGACATCAAGGTCGTGCTCAACGACGGCACGCTGGTGGGCAAACTCGCCCCCGGCATCAACCGCCAGCTGGCCCGTATCAACTCCCACCACACGGTGCTCGCCACAGGAGGTGCCTGA
- a CDS encoding phage tail spike protein: MLTVHAPTATTFTATGEGVLDPELIDARVIEELGGAYQLTIVYPANGPLASQLAVEAIIAAPVPGTTIRQGFRIHEVTTSLDGLLEVTAFHLFYDLAGNFIADTFVVNKTPKAALDQLLGAATTKHRFTATSSDTTTRASARVVRMNLAAAIMNQGSDNTFASRWAGELTRDNWHIHHAATRGADRGVVIRDRKNLTGYTATVDLTNVVTRIVPVGFDGITLPELYVDSPHVDHYAIPHIKVIRYPDIKAIADADNPREDEVPLPQAHALLRQAAKAEYATNHIDTPAASYTVSFVDLASTSEYADLAELETVLLGDTVTVQHADLGVSLSARVVGYEYNPLRQAYVSVELGSVAGKFTSITRQITTAQTAAQMAADLAGVALASADGKSTNHYGPKQPAAARLGDTWFKDNGEQIEIWIYQLTDTGEPGWVALATDLNPCPGQR; the protein is encoded by the coding sequence ATGCTCACCGTGCATGCCCCGACTGCCACCACGTTCACCGCCACCGGCGAGGGCGTCCTCGACCCGGAACTCATCGACGCCCGTGTCATTGAGGAGCTCGGCGGAGCCTACCAACTCACCATTGTCTACCCGGCTAACGGGCCGCTGGCATCACAGCTTGCAGTCGAGGCGATCATCGCAGCCCCTGTTCCCGGCACCACCATCCGGCAAGGGTTTCGCATCCACGAGGTCACCACGAGCCTGGACGGGCTGCTGGAGGTCACGGCCTTCCACCTGTTCTACGACCTGGCAGGCAACTTCATCGCCGACACCTTCGTCGTCAACAAGACCCCCAAGGCGGCCCTCGACCAGCTCCTTGGTGCTGCCACCACGAAGCACCGGTTCACCGCGACCAGCTCCGATACGACCACCAGGGCCTCTGCGCGTGTGGTGCGGATGAACCTGGCCGCCGCGATCATGAACCAGGGCTCGGACAACACGTTCGCCTCCCGGTGGGCCGGAGAGCTCACGCGCGATAACTGGCACATCCACCACGCCGCCACACGCGGCGCAGATCGTGGGGTCGTGATCCGCGATCGCAAGAACCTCACCGGCTACACCGCCACTGTCGATCTGACGAACGTGGTCACCCGGATCGTGCCGGTCGGGTTTGACGGGATCACCCTGCCCGAGCTCTACGTCGACTCACCACACGTCGATCACTACGCGATCCCACACATCAAGGTCATTCGCTACCCAGACATCAAAGCGATCGCCGACGCCGACAACCCCCGCGAGGACGAAGTACCCCTGCCGCAGGCACACGCCCTTCTTCGTCAAGCCGCCAAGGCCGAGTACGCCACCAACCACATCGATACCCCTGCCGCGAGCTACACCGTCTCATTCGTCGACCTTGCCTCCACGAGCGAGTACGCCGACCTCGCTGAACTCGAGACCGTCCTGCTGGGAGACACGGTGACGGTGCAGCACGCCGACCTGGGCGTGTCCCTATCCGCACGGGTCGTCGGCTACGAATACAACCCGTTACGACAGGCGTACGTGTCGGTAGAATTGGGGTCGGTTGCAGGGAAGTTCACCTCGATCACCCGCCAGATCACCACCGCGCAGACGGCCGCCCAGATGGCCGCTGATCTTGCTGGCGTGGCGCTGGCATCAGCGGACGGGAAATCCACCAACCATTACGGGCCGAAACAGCCCGCTGCCGCCCGCCTGGGCGACACGTGGTTCAAGGACAACGGTGAACAGATCGAGATCTGGATCTACCAGCTCACCGACACCGGCGAACCCGGCTGGGTAGCCCTCGCCACGGACCTCAACCCATGCCCAGGTCAGCGCTGA